TGAGCAAAGGAAGCAAGTAAAGAGTGAGGAAACAGAACAAGTGAATAAATTGAAACTTGAAGTTGAAGAACTGAAGCAAGAAAAAaggaaactggaatctgaatgtgtcgtaaaagaccttcaaatgaaggaacatgaaaatttgctgaaaactctcaaaaaggaaaatgagcaaaggaagcaagtaaagagtgaggaaacggaacacgTAAATAAATTGAAACTTGATGTGGaagaactgaaggaagaaaaaaggaaactggaatctgaatgtgtcgtaaaagaccttcaAATGAAGGAACATGATAATTTGCTGAAAACTCTCAAAAAGGAAAATGTGCAAAGAAATAAAGCAcagagtgaggaaacggaacaagttaataatttgaaacgtgAAGTTGAAGAACTGAAGCAAGAAATGAAGAAACAAAAAGCTGATTTGGTGCGTGATTATGAAAAACTGGAATTTGTGTGCAAAATAAAAGACCTTGAGATTCTGCAAGAGAAAAAGATTGTGGAAAGATTTAGAACTGAAAATGAAGAACTGAAGAAAGTACAAGATGAGAAAACGCAACAAGTAAATAGATTGAAAAGTGAAGTTGATGAATTGAAGACAGAAAAGGAGAAGCTGAAACTTGAAAACACGGAAGCTCGTAAAACTGAGAATGAGACAAAGAAAGGAATTAAGGAGAAAACAGAAAATAAGGATGAACGTAAGAGGAAAAGCTTATTGATGTCTGGTTTATTTGCACACATGAACAACAGAGTCAAAGAGGCAATAAATATTTTCAGTGAAGCCTTAACTATGGAGACGGACAACGAAGAAGAAACAGCTCTCCTGCATGTCCTTCGTGCTGAAGCGAACGCAGCCACTGAGAAGCCTCCTAATATGGATATTGTATTAGACTGTTCCAAGGCTATAGAGAAAGGCATGGAAGGGTGGAAAGCGTTCATGTTACGAGGGAGGCACCTTGTCAAACTTGGCATTTTCGACGTCGCCTTGAAGGACTTCGAAACGGTAAAGATAAAGAAATCAGAGAATTTCTTAAAAATCATAAAAGATACTAAAGCACTACAAAAGCAATGGGAAGACAAAGGTCACTATGAGGTTCTGGGTTTGGAACAGAGAGCTACAAAGGCAGAAATTATAAAATCCTTCAGGGATTTGTCCATGATGTTCCACCCAGACAGACATCGGGACAAACCCGAATTcctacaggaggcattcgaggagaagtacaAAAAGGTGGTTAATGCTAAACTAATTCTGGTGGACGAAGGAAACCGAAGAGATTATGATGAAGAGCTACGCCATCAGAAGGAATATGATCAATGGGAAAGGAATGGTGGCCAGTGGTATCACCAGGAGCCACCAAGGCGTCAGCCAGGGCAGTGGAACCAACAACGGCAGTACAATCATGAACGATCAAGATGGGAACAACATCGGCAGTACAATCAAGGAGGACCGAGAAGGGAAGAGTATCGGCAGTACAATCAGGGACCAAGAAGGGATCAACATCGTCAGGAGAACGACCACCAATTCTATTATTAAGGATATCGCAATGTGTAAAGGAACAATCATTGCAGTTTGGTGCAGTGAGCATAACAAAatgaaaatcctaaaaaaaaaaaaaatctaaaaaatccaaaaaaaaaaataataaaaaaaaaataaaaatagaataaaaagattaaaaataggAAAACTATGTATAGTGGAAAATAGTTTTAGTATAGGTTtcagtttagtttagtttagtttttagttttagtttagttttgtgagGGAATAAGTTTTTCTGCAATAGCCATTGAGAGACGGACAGACAATGCCTAGTAGAGTCCGGcattccagatgcaaaggaaataatctacaagatggactcagcagagggaggaagtcacacttgttttggaatgcactgttcctttacaaagattcacatgtactgtttctttatcaggtggacagatgcagaagaaacaagtttgacttcttttagtacgctgtgttccctcaagaaaaaaatagaaaaaaaaaataaaaaaatccccccccaaaaaataataaaaatcaagaaaaaaaaaataaaaattatgtatagTGGAAAACAGATTTAGTATAAGTTTcactttagttttagtttagtttagtttttagtttaagttttagtttggttttgtgaGGAAATAAGTTTTTATGTAATAACCACCGAGAGACGGACAGTCAATGCAAAGTCGAGTCAGGcattccagatgcaaaggaaataatctacaagatggactcagcagagggaagaagtgacacttgttttggattgcagtgttccttgataaagattcacttgtactgcttctttgtcaggtggacaaatgcagaagaaaaaagtctgacttcttttagtgcGTTTTGTCCCCTCAAGATGTTTCCATTGTACTGGAATAGGGGAACAGTGATATGTTGTGCTGTgaacataaaaaggaaaaaaaaaattgaaatttagtataagtttcagttaagttttgcagtttactgctgtgtaaaaaaaaataaaaaaagactgctgtgtaataaaaaaaaaaaaaagataaaagattagTATGAGTTTCAGTAGTCTTcaagtttagtgctgtgaacaaaaataaaaattaacattttagtataagtttcagttaagttttgcaGTTTagtactgtgaaaaaaaaaaaaactcagcagagggaagaagtcacacttgttttggaatgcactgttccttgacaaagattcacttgtactgtttctttatcaggtggacaaatgcagaagaaataagCCTGACTTCTTTAGTACGCTTTGTCCCTTCAAGAGGTTTTCATTGTACAGGAATA
The nucleotide sequence above comes from Palaemon carinicauda isolate YSFRI2023 chromosome 18, ASM3689809v2, whole genome shotgun sequence. Encoded proteins:
- the LOC137657381 gene encoding dnaJ homolog subfamily C member 7 homolog; the protein is MSGLFAHMNNRVKEAINIFSEALTMETDNEEETALLHVLRAEANAATEKPPNMDIVLDCSKAIEKGMEGWKAFMLRGRHLVKLGIFDVALKDFETVKIKKSENFLKIIKDTKALQKQWEDKGHYEVLGLEQRATKAEIIKSFRDLSMMFHPDRHRDKPEFLQEAFEEKYKKVVNAKLILVDEGNRRDYDEELRHQKEYDQWERNGGQWYHQEPPRRQPGQWNQQRQYNHERSRWEQHRQYNQGGPRREEYRQYNQGPRRDQHRQENDHQFYY